A portion of the Salminus brasiliensis chromosome 11, fSalBra1.hap2, whole genome shotgun sequence genome contains these proteins:
- the apom gene encoding apolipoprotein M — MFDILGILYAVAQLLVPSLPPAPLSSTALLSNDKYLGQWYFIGVASLDAEDIEVYQGIDNCVTDLKKSADDSLVMTAAIHQGGQCQKMSWTYKVDPSIDPLMEEADNLGLMFDGKWIKCDSCLLVLKIHPDDAFIRMMLFARNQDSRAELVKKFKSKMESYWIFEHFMIPPQTKEFCKLEELP, encoded by the exons ATGTTTGACATACTGGGCATCCTTTATGCTGTGGCCCAGCTTCTGGTGCCAtctcttcctccagctcctctgTCCAGCACAGCTCTCCTAAGCAATGACAAG TATTTAGGACAGTGGTATTTCATTGGAGTAGCTTCATTGGATGCAGAGGACATTGAAGTATATCAGGGAATAGATAACTGTGTAACGGATCTGAAGAAGAGCGCAGATGACTCATTGGTAATGACAgcggcaattcatca AGGAGGTCAGTGTCAGAAAATGTCCTGGACTTACAAGGTTGACCCATCAATAGATCCCCTCATGGAAGAGGCAG ACAATCTTGGACTAATGTTTGATGGCAAATGGATTAAATGTGACTCCTGCTTGCTAGTGCTGAAGATTCACCCAGATGATGCCTTTATCAGAATGATGCTTTTTG CACGTAATCAGGACTCGCGGGCAGAGCTGGTGAAAAAATTTAAGTCAAAAATGGAAAGTTACTGGATCTTTGAGCATTTTATGATACCTCCTCAGACAAAAG AGTTCTGTAAACTGGAAGAACTTCCCTGA